From Echinicola soli, a single genomic window includes:
- a CDS encoding glycoside hydrolase family 10 protein, which translates to MKKIITLLFAVSMLVSCSNNKQQQETETQEVEKTKIPVHAWLGGYNDRSESEIREAFAKFKDHGIDALMYNGGHNPEDYRKVGKIAKELGLGFHAWIPTMVQHKTDELKPEWYAVNRNGESALEKPAYVPHYTFLCPSKAGTYQFLENMYAKVAEVEEVDAIHLDYIRFPDVILARGLWDKYGLTMDKEYPQFDYCYCDQCTGDFKEKTGIDIKSVEDPTQVQEWKQFRYDLITSIVNRLSEKVHEHGKEINAAVFPGPSTAMKLVRQEWDKWNLDAVFPMNYNDFYLEGTEWIGEMVKEEVTSVNGERPIYSGLFICPNPEKKAEIEDPEGHGLLPSELGAAIRQSMENGATGICLFTPGRMTDEHWVELEKAIY; encoded by the coding sequence ATGAAGAAGATAATTACCCTATTGTTTGCTGTCAGCATGTTGGTGAGTTGTTCAAACAATAAGCAACAGCAAGAGACCGAAACACAAGAAGTAGAAAAGACCAAGATACCGGTGCATGCATGGCTAGGAGGCTATAATGATCGATCCGAATCGGAAATTCGTGAGGCTTTTGCCAAGTTCAAGGATCATGGTATTGATGCATTAATGTACAATGGCGGCCATAATCCCGAAGATTATAGGAAAGTAGGCAAGATCGCCAAGGAGCTGGGATTGGGCTTTCATGCTTGGATCCCTACCATGGTACAGCACAAAACCGATGAGTTGAAGCCAGAGTGGTATGCCGTCAATCGCAATGGAGAATCGGCCCTTGAAAAGCCTGCATATGTGCCGCATTATACCTTCTTGTGTCCAAGTAAAGCGGGGACTTATCAATTTCTCGAAAACATGTACGCTAAAGTGGCCGAGGTGGAGGAAGTAGATGCTATCCACTTGGATTATATCCGGTTTCCTGATGTGATTCTGGCAAGAGGGCTGTGGGACAAATACGGGTTAACAATGGATAAGGAGTATCCCCAGTTTGATTATTGCTATTGTGACCAGTGTACTGGGGATTTCAAAGAAAAAACAGGGATCGATATCAAATCTGTAGAAGATCCCACGCAAGTGCAGGAATGGAAACAGTTCCGTTATGATTTGATCACGAGTATCGTCAACAGACTCTCAGAGAAAGTTCACGAACATGGCAAAGAAATCAATGCTGCCGTCTTCCCTGGCCCTTCTACAGCCATGAAACTGGTGCGACAGGAGTGGGACAAGTGGAACCTGGATGCCGTGTTTCCCATGAACTATAATGATTTTTACCTGGAAGGTACGGAATGGATCGGTGAAATGGTAAAAGAAGAAGTGACCAGCGTAAACGGTGAGCGCCCTATTTACAGTGGCTTGTTTATTTGTCCCAATCCTGAGAAGAAAGCCGAAATCGAAGATCCGGAAGGCCATGGGCTGCTGCCAAGTGAGCTTGGAGCCGCGATCCGTCAATCCATGGAAAATGGCGCTACAGGGATTTGCCTATTTACGCCAGGAAGGATGACAGATGAGCATTGGGTGGAATTGGAAAAAGCGATCTATTGA
- a CDS encoding tetratricopeptide repeat protein has product MKSLIFLSLALLSMTGITLGQDNAELQKMADADQQARFSQNIDWQTLHEQDSIRRKRVLALMEQGQVKTAKDHFNAGIIFQHGLDTIDSNLAVRCFGKAILMDSTLNKWWYAAAVDRDLMRKDKSQVYGTQFIQDPSTGKFKRYKIDSAKISDQERQYYGVETLAQQREKERLMNLKSISTFYAETNSIDKTIALINSEFIKKEKAEYNVSEIMINGFGYGLMNAGKNQEALNILKLNTELYPEAANTYDSFGEILLKLGKTEEGVKNYKKSLELNPDNENAKRIVEQNQ; this is encoded by the coding sequence ATGAAATCCCTTATCTTCCTATCCCTGGCCTTGCTGTCCATGACCGGCATTACCTTAGGCCAAGACAATGCTGAACTCCAGAAAATGGCTGATGCCGATCAGCAGGCACGTTTTTCCCAAAACATTGACTGGCAAACGCTACATGAACAAGACAGTATAAGACGCAAACGCGTACTGGCACTCATGGAACAAGGTCAAGTCAAAACAGCCAAAGACCATTTCAATGCCGGCATTATCTTCCAGCATGGTCTCGACACCATCGACTCTAACCTGGCTGTCCGGTGTTTTGGAAAAGCTATCTTGATGGATTCTACCCTGAACAAGTGGTGGTATGCCGCTGCTGTGGACAGGGACTTAATGCGAAAAGATAAATCACAGGTCTATGGCACCCAGTTTATCCAAGATCCCTCCACAGGGAAATTCAAACGCTACAAAATCGACTCCGCCAAAATCTCAGATCAGGAACGACAATATTACGGTGTGGAAACCTTGGCCCAGCAAAGGGAAAAAGAACGACTGATGAACCTGAAATCCATTAGCACCTTCTATGCGGAGACAAACTCTATCGACAAGACCATTGCCCTTATCAACTCCGAATTCATTAAGAAAGAAAAGGCTGAATACAATGTCAGTGAAATAATGATCAATGGTTTTGGCTATGGATTGATGAATGCCGGAAAGAATCAAGAGGCCCTGAATATCCTAAAACTCAATACTGAACTGTATCCTGAGGCCGCCAACACCTATGACAGCTTCGGGGAAATCCTGCTAAAGCTGGGCAAAACCGAAGAGGGAGTTAAAAATTACAAAAAGTCCCTGGAGCTTAATCCCGATAACGAAAACGCCAAAAGGATAGTAGAACAAAACCAGTAA
- a CDS encoding GlcG/HbpS family heme-binding protein, which produces MNITLAQAEKIIQSAKEKSISLNTKMNIAIVDAGANPVAFARMDGAWLGSLDIAIKKAKTARLFDTDTGMIGELSQPGGPLYNIEHSNHGLITFPGGIPLKNSEGDIIGAIGISGSTVENDHAVAQAGAGAI; this is translated from the coding sequence ATGAACATTACACTAGCACAAGCTGAAAAAATCATTCAATCTGCTAAGGAAAAATCCATCTCCCTAAACACCAAAATGAACATCGCCATAGTGGATGCAGGAGCTAATCCGGTAGCCTTTGCGCGGATGGACGGGGCCTGGCTAGGTTCTCTTGACATCGCAATCAAAAAGGCCAAGACCGCCCGATTATTTGATACGGACACTGGCATGATCGGAGAATTATCCCAACCCGGAGGGCCGCTTTACAACATTGAGCATTCCAACCATGGATTAATCACTTTTCCAGGTGGAATTCCCCTCAAAAATTCGGAAGGAGACATCATTGGAGCTATCGGTATCAGCGGCAGTACGGTAGAAAATGACCACGCCGTTGCCCAAGCTGGAGCCGGAGCCATCTAA